A DNA window from Euwallacea fornicatus isolate EFF26 chromosome 17, ASM4011564v1, whole genome shotgun sequence contains the following coding sequences:
- the LOC136344539 gene encoding ribosome biogenesis protein SLX9 homolog has translation MGKVRRLRRKYHAASKTEVQPPQPPLEKHTPSLRPLSIPSDDLFASVNINFEDLKTRLSDDTEDVKSQKSVSSKVSRLPKKDKLKMRREMFLKKMDAIKQAKQELKQRKKAPVIGDTKALRDALPSLENLFKERPNVKYSIVEPKNKGIQKSKVRRKELVQGVKTFKAILRNKAFKKDPMKALFEHIQAMKY, from the exons ATGGGTAAAGTGCGACGATTGAGACGAAAGTACCATGCTGCAAGTAAAACTGAAGTCCAGCCTCCTCAACCACCCCTTGAAAAACACACTCCCTCATTACGACCCCTTTCAATCCCTTCAGACGATTTATTTGCCTCCGTTAATATCAATTTCGAAGATCTAAAAACTCGATTGTCCGATGACACTGAAGACGTGAAATCACAAAAATCGGTGAGTTCAAAAGTGAGCCGTTTGCccaaaaaagacaaattgaaaatgcgtAGAGAAATGTTCCTCAAGAAGATGGACGCGATAAAGCAAGCCAAGCAGGAATTGAAGCAAAGAAAGAAAGCTCCCGTAATAG GGGATACAAAAGCCCTGAGGGATGCCCTGCCCTCGTTAGAAAATCTTTTTAAAGAGAGGCCCAATGTGAAATATAGCATTGTCGAACCGAAAAATAAAGGTATCCAGAAATCCAAAGTGAGGAGAAAGGAGCTGGTTCAAGGTGTGAAAACCTTTAAGGCGATTCTGAGAAATAAGGCATTCAAGAAAGATCCAATGAAAGCCCTCTTTGAACACATTCAGGCCATGAAGTATTGa
- the LOC136344535 gene encoding uncharacterized protein, whose translation MANKCKDCGCSCKRCMSNDQDIQLHVEIENLKQRLVEKENHIVMMETNFLNEANKFPTGELGAMKEELLTWQDKYKRLYEAHRRVQRVNQGLEDKLLKLVDVCETDKSTLTRDVATLSRNLAEANYAVKKLMDDNERYKKDVSLAIQFLQCKQTNYVAHRFDSLPPEVQTQVSVYMNNKRKPTEEKARVSQEPKSIKVPIPTFPPTAMVYSVPKSPKELDRRSFVDDPEQPQVDIVSAAIMAKVLEERQKERALAKHCDTCTCAKNLKIIYEVSHHHVGMQTGNEYRDNVCLKCNELLSVTGPPVVVKSTEEKPARRTSPYPNLVVPLPVCETNATQNVVKVQPNNYCLIEKAQSSPKSIGSELKIVAVENSLVQTKELIDFNEASGDEKHDQEKRSPEVPPTHTSPTRLQSGSNNILLDNAQNTVTPVLFTQGISEQHYSQQPLPTSLTKPDSSISSYDSKRMSVVSENSTQHQKRIDDWVQITLDNDNVSSPENSRMEDMKIDARTEREIKLDKARYAEMEENVKRFLFGESDFWKTVEIGKLKYKSYQESEKGRETSREGSRTSSHTETEI comes from the exons ATGGCCAACAAGTGCAAG GACTGTGGGTGTTCCTGCAAAAGATGCATGTCAAATGACCAAGACATTCAGCTGCATGTGGAGATAGAAAACTTGAAACAGAGACTGGTTGAAAAGGAAAATCATATAGTAATGATGGAAACAAACTTCCTCAACGAGGCCAACAAGTTTCCTACTGGGGAACTTGGAGCGATGAAAGAGGAACTTCTCACGTGGCAGGATAAATACAAGAG GTTGTATGAGGCTCACAGAAGAGTCCAAAGGGTGAACCAGGGGTTGGAGGATAAACTGCTCAAGTTAGTGGATGTGTGCGAAACTGACAAAAGTACCTTAACTAGGGACGTCGCCACTTTGTCGCGAAATTTGGCAGAAGCCAATTATGCAGTGAAGAAGTTAATGGATGATAAT GAACGCTATAAAAAGGACGTAAGTCTGGCAATACAGTTCCTGCAATGCAAGCAAACAAACTATGTGGCCCATCGCTTTGATTCC CTGCCGCCGGAAGTACAAACTCAAGTGTCGGTCTACATGAACAACAAAAGGAAACCGACGGAAGAGAAGGCGAGAGTCTCGCAGGAACCGAAGAGCATCAAAGTGCCAATACCCACGTTTCCCCCCACTGCCATGGTGTATTCTGTGCCAAAATCCCCAAAAGAATTGGACAGAAGGTCGTTTGTCGATGATCCCGAACAGCCGCAAGTTGACATAGTTTCAGCCGCGATTATGGCCAAAG TTCTAGAAGAACGACAAAAAGAGAGAGCGTTGGCGAAGCACTGCGACACTTGCACTTGTGCTAAAAacctgaaaataatttacgaaGTGTCCCATCATCACGTGGGAATGCAAACTGGGAACGAATACAGGGACAATGTCTGCCTGAAATGCAATGAGCTTCTGTCTGTGACAGGACCCCCGGTGGTGGTGAAATCCACAGAAGAGAAACCTGCGAGAAGAACGTCGCCTTATCCAAATTTGGTAGTCCCACTGCCTGTTTGCGAAACCAATGCTACTCAGAACGTGGTCAAAGTACAGCCGAATAATTACTGCCTCATAGAAAAAGCCCAGTCCAGTCCCAAGTCCATTGGTAGCGAATTAAAGATAGTTGCTGTGGAAAATAGTCTCGTACAAACCAAAGAATTAATTGATTTCAATGAGGCCAGTGGAGATGAGAAGCACGACCAAGAAAAAAG gtCCCCCGAGGTGCCACCCACGCATACGAGTCCCACGCGACTTCAAAGTGggtcaaataatattttattagataACGCGCAAAACACTGTAACTCCCGTGTTATTCACCCAAGGGATAAGTGAACAACACTACTCCCAG CAACCGCTGCCAACTTCTCTTACAAAACCAGATTCTTCCATATCCAGTTACGACAGCAAGCGCATGAGCGTCGTGAGCGAAAATTCCACGCAACATCAAAAGCGCATAGACGACTGGGTTCAG ATAACCCTCGACAACGACAACGTCAGCAGTCCGGAAAACTCGCGAATGGAAGACATGAAAATCGATGCGAGGACCGAGAGGGAGATCAAGCTGGACAAGGCCCGGTACGCCGAGATGGAGGAGAACGTCAAGAGGTTCCTGTTCGGGGAGAGCGACTTTTGGAAAACCGTCGAGATTGGGAAACTGAAGTACAAGAGCTATCAGGAGAGTGAGAAGGGCAGAGAGACTTCGAGGGAGGGCAGTCGGACCAGTTCGCACACTGAGACggagatttaa